Part of the Benincasa hispida cultivar B227 chromosome 12, ASM972705v1, whole genome shotgun sequence genome is shown below.
ATATTAgacaaattaaatcaaaattaaagttgagggataaaagaaaatttcctaattaatcaatatttttatttttacatgagagaaaagaaagaaattaaaaataacggCTGTCAATCTATCACGAAGCATGAACTACGAGACAAAGGAATTTAGAACAAAAAGGATATATGGAACAGACAAAGAGAAAAAAGTCAAAGCAATAAAACATATTGTTATGACAATTTTAATTactccatttaaaaaaaaaaatcaatctctcttttttatcatttatatatttttttagtaattacCATagtcttaaattaattaagatttgctaaaataatataaaaattgtaATATTGACTTCAAGATCAGAAGTTCGATATTTTCCcacatatattataaaaataatttaaaaaatcactaACTAACTTTGACCACCAAATTCGTGATAATTTGATTCTTCGTCACCGTagtaaataaaagagaaaatcgaATTTTGACCACCAAATTCGTTAAACTTTTAAGTTTTAAGATTTTTCAAATATACCACTAACCTTCTCTTTGGATTCCATTGTTTATCTTCATTAACATTTCGGTCTTTATAATACATCattataaaacttataataaaaattcaaactttcaatttttaatactTAATGCTTTAACAAcggattttctttttcaagttcAATAAGACTTAAACTAGAATCGAGAGATTTTATTTGAACCTTCGACATAGAAGAAATGAGTGCATGTGAGTATATCTCACGTTGACAAATTATAAGTAAAAGATTGAACTGTTGATTATGATAAAAGTAAGAAGCGATTCcaaaattctttttaaatttaaaagcgattccaaaattctttttaaatttaaataattatgaagtattTAAGAGATTAAACTATCGAATTTTGAGATGATATTCACCTAATAATATTTAGGTATTTTTCCCTTGTTAAGTTAGGTTGATATTTGTCATTATGATTGACAAAGATTTCGATATAAATAAGACAAAAAGAAACTAAACTTAAACTTTTGTGGATGAAAAAGTACAAATTAAACTTGAagacttttatttttatacaaTCAAAAAGTAGCAATACTAAATTGCTCCAAATTTACTCGACCATTGTTCTCcccattttcttcatttttcatcATCGTCGCCGTCTCCGTTTCAGCTCCGACCTCCTCATCGCCGCTGTCCATTTCTTCACTTTCCTCTGTTGTCATGAAACAGAGCTTCAGGCGACCGCCACTTCTCTCTGCTTGAAAACACGGCAGCCTCGCCGGAGCTCTCACCGCCGCAATTATCAGCCTCCCCTCTTCCCGGTGGGGCATCACCCTAAACGACTCTGTTTCACCAATCGTTGTCAACGGCGGGGGAAATTGATGGGAATGAGAATTAGAATAAGAATGGGATTTTCTTTCCCATTTTCTCTGCAAATCCTCACCGTCAGTCTCCGGCGAGAAAATATTATTCTCGATTATATCACTACCGGTTTCATTACCCAAATTTTCAGTACAGAGTTTCAAGCTTTTCTCGCTCAGGCCAGTTGGGTTAAACCGTTTAGCAAGTGGGTGGACATAAAAAGATTCTGGTTTACTCACCGGAGTCTCGCCGACATCGAGGGATTGAAGGAAAGTCCAGCCTCCGGCTCCGGAATTGGGAATTCCAGCAGGGGAAGAATTATTTGGAATCTGGCATTGATCGGAATGGATTAAGGATTTAGAAGAGTCGGGAAAGGGGTGTTTTAAAGGGAGATCAAAGGGAGGGAAAATGAAGGTTCTTTGATCGACAAGATTAGAGTCAAGACATGATTGTAAACTTCGGTAAACCATGGTAGCCATTAAAGTGAAGGTTTTTAAGAACAGGGGAGAAGAGGGAAAGAAGGGAATTGGAGAAAGGCATGGGGAGAGAATGAAGGGGGAAGGGGGGGAATTTGTAGGGCTTCAAAAAGTGACaaagtgggtttttttttttttttttttttgggtgctTCCTTCTGCCACCACTTGAATtgtaccatttttttttctttttgggaaaAATGATGTGTTTTGTTTTTGATACTATAAAGCAAACTATGGAATAAAATGGAGAATTTATCACAAAGAGGAAATATCCAACCAAGAAAATCCCTTGTGTGTTGGTTTTGCCAGCATAGTTCCCCGGTTAAGATATTTCTACATCCTTCGAGGACAATGAAAATTTAACGATAAATTTGTATAATTGAAATCGAACCAAagcttataaaataaaagaactaTGCACTAATATGGTGTTAAATCACAAACTCTCTGATGCTTAATTTAACACTGAGTTTTGGAACAacttaaacaataaaaaataagataTTTAAGTGTATTTTGTATATACCTCATTCGcacatatagatatatatataagtttcaTAGATTAACGAAATAATGAATTTATTGTTATCTTGGTCAAAATTTGGGATTTTAATGATACTCTAATACGAGAGTAGTAAAAAGACATCAAATTGCCAATAAGAACGTAGTTCAACTAGTATAATACTTGTACTATCGACCTCGAGGTTTGAGATTCGATTGGTCCATCTAGAAATCATTTGGATTCGAATCTTCTCATGTTTGTATCACTTACCTTACGTTTAGATTTTAGACAGATCTGGTCGATAGTTTCACCCTAACACAATATATTataatcaattttcaaattaaaaatcttataaaaattgtgttaatttttttttatgaagttgAAAATGGATGGAATTAAATATCATTCTTACTTTTCAAGTTTAGagtttccctttttttttaatgaaattgaaagaaaaaagttattgtatctttcttcctttttttttttttttttttacattgatATATAAACAATTGTATTTTTCTAATCAAATTTTTGTGataactaaagaaaaaaagtaagATAAAATGTGTTACCAAGATGTTGTAACATTTCCCTGTATAATATCAATTGGATTACATGTTAAAAACATTCAGGTGAGATTGATCGTTCTATTTGTGAAGTGTTTGAATATTGggacaagaaacctattcttgTTTCAATATATTTGATCTTAAGGCAATCCGTGTCTAAACCAATTTTTAGTGTTGAAATTGAGTTGATTTGAGGGTTTTGGTGATTGAGAATTAGGTTTCAtgatttctaattttcaattcctaagattttcaatttcataccatttaattaattttagaaattaagtaataataggattaattttaagatttattgagagACTAAAAGACTAAACttagatattaaaaaatataattactaAAATGGAATAAGAGATCcaaagtaaaaaaattaaaacaacattttaacttcaggttaaaaaaatacttatagGAGCTTAGTTCAACAATAATTGATATTACTTTCTTCCCTAGAGGTTGAAGATTCAATTTCTCATCCTCGCagaaaaaaacacttttggtcACTAAAACGCTTTCATGAAAGTACAATTTTCCCTACACTTTAGTtgagtaacaatttaatctagatactttacaatttgtaataattacgctatcatgaaaaatattagtatgatttttttttttacacagtACAAATtactcaaaaataaaatttttatttataaaatataaacacTAAGTTGTTACTTAATAAAAGTTGAACTTTTTATAGAAATTTTTATAATATGGACTAAATCGTTAAAAATTGTAAAGTATATGGATTGAATCATTATTACTCATTAAATTTTcgtgactaaattgttacagatctatagtatatatattaaagcgttataaactaaaatttagagactaattaaattgttatttttataaaagtttttATGGAGGAGACTTGAATGTTGTTATTATTAATActacaaagattttttttcctaattttttttaagttcaaccATTATAGAAATGAGATATCCAACCATGCTTAGATGGAAGGAGAGAGAGAATAATAGAATGGAATTAATAGAAATATCAAAATGGAAAGTCCAAGTGAGTTGTAGGAAATTAAAAAAGGTTGAGCCTCTCAATATAATTTATCCAAATATTCTCTAGCTAGgtcttttcaaattaattaaatgaacaTATATGAAAGAGAGAGAAGATTCAGAAGGTTTGATCCTCATTCTCttccaaaagaaaatacaacAAAAATAATAGGGACAGGGAACAAATAGGATTCCCCTGTTTATTTCTTTGACATTGATGGCCTTCCCCTTTGTGGTATTTACAAAATCACCTCATATATAAAGAAATTTCTTAGAAACATCAATCAATTTAAAACAATAGgtgaaatttttataaattggaTTTAGGTCATTTTTTCTCTTCTAAATTCATACTCATCATTACTCCCTTGATTTTCTCCCCATTTTACTGGCTCAATTAGGAAACAAGTTCGATGATCGACTAGCTAGTTAGGTTGTCATTCATGGAGAAATTTCTTGACAAGCCgttattttcctttttggaTTTCTTGCATGTTCACGTCGAGATAGAAAATTTACTCAATGAAGCACAATTGTTAAAATATcgatgtttttttaataattattagtGGATTTGAATACATGTATGTGTTTATTAGCCATTGAATGTAGATTTGAAGTACATTTGTCAATTCTCTCTCATGCATTCATGATGCAAAACTATAGACTATGTTGTGACggcttctttaaaataattttgggtGAATAAACCTTAAAAGTGAAGTTAATATTGAACAAGAAGATGTTACATGTCATGAAAGCCATGAAATAGGGGAAAAAATGCTAGGTTTTTGTGCATGCTTGCCAATTGCTACTAGGTAATGCTAATTTTGTGAGTGTTAGTTCTTATGGTTGTgttcaatatttattttgattggaGTCTTGTGTTTTGGTGAGAAATTTGGGCATGTTTTTTTGTTGCTAGGATTTAGATTATTTGATTCATTTGGATAatcttttttagtacaacaactgTGAGGATGAAAAATTAAACCTCCAACAACCTTTAGAGTGAAAGGTCATACCAATTATTTAAGAGCCAAGCTCACTTTGGcatattttggataatttatatGATATTAGGTTTTATTAGGGACAATAAATCCTCTATATATCTTTACAATAGATGATATTATTCACTTTGGATGTAAATCTTCATGACTTTATTTTTGGATTCATTCAAAAGGCTTTGTACTATTGAGAATGTTGTTCAATAGGCCAAATGTGGAACTTGGTTTGCATTCTcaacaatatattgaagaaattACCATTGAATCTCCCCTCAAATAGTCACTATTTTTGTTTAGCTCTTATCTAGGTTAATTGATCATTTCTTTTGTAATATGTTGTCGATCCAATTGATCCTCAATCATATATCTCCACGATGGCTAGCTATATCCTTTGAGGCTCATGACTTCTTTGTTAGATTCCACCAACACAACTAGGTCAAAGGATTCAACTATGATATCAATTGTTTGATGAGACTCTATATATCTCAACACAATAGTATCATACTATTTactatataaattatattggctttattttttgttttatctaAAATACCTCATAccaaagtgttgggttttatgttctaaaactcgtggtttgtaaataataaactccttctataaataaataaagttgttattgaagtttgattcaataaagttgtattgaatatatgaattgcttatcattttagaaataaatccaataaactaaaagattcatgattattacatgagtacttgaactttatttggagacataaaagtggattgggttcgagtaaatagtttaaatgatctatagtatataaataagcttgggtgccttattctggtaacactatcggatgcggtccactctatagttgttacaaggagttgtaaagtgctacagacgaagtgatcctgattcgtacatgtagTGAAATGAGGAGCGGGGGCATCTTGTACAATGAGTTTacacaagatcggaccaagaaataagtcactcttactttataacgttgtttattgtttaaaactgactatttcaaaaccataacttaggtaacttgaccttaatcctgagctaactatgaactcctgtttattcgagattatccttagatttgcataggtaagggttagctccagctcaataagcctccatttcaggagtaagaccggatagatagctaaaGATATAGGGTGCAacgatggaattcactcctacccgcttttagagatagtagagaggttgttcctttaaggctgactccaggtcttgaacaaggggccctagcctctcattggcccgagagggacttggtttaatgattggatcacaaaccaattgttcattagaggattagtgggacttaaggaacaagaggtaatctcgggggtaaaacaaccttttgacctagctgttatacgaacaacctgtaaagggttaacttactaatcatggttatatcaagtggacataatatatctacaatgaggggagtgcaactacaagctttagtggagtggcctagtagttaacgaatgaggtttaattcggtgtaaagaatttagccaattaatctcggatcattggagcctatgatctgtaggttcactaggccccctactagctcacaaacagattagccttagagtatcgtgataagttgatttaaaatgttcaaattagaatttaaggaattagtaattatatgtgatataattacacgtttaattttggaattaaacgaaattggagaattggttaatatttaaatatgatttaaatattaaattcatgaataaggtTTCAAGAAGGTGGaattagtattaaattaatttaatattttatattaaattaatagaattaattaaattgtttaattaattattaattattaattttattagaaaaattgataaaatttcattttttttttttgaattaaaaactaaaaatcttttttaattttgaaaatagttttcaaaatgaaaaaaaaatggaaacccAAAAGTGGGGTTTTCCCACTTTTGGAACCAAGCATCTTACTCATATTTTCACTTCAATTCCAGCTCAATAATGAAGGTGGAGTTGGAATTCATGCAGAAGGTTTGTTGCTTGAATGTCATGTAATATAAACTTCAATTCTAAGTGGAAATTAGGGATGCAAAATGTTGCATTTTTATTGAGAATTTGTGTTTAAAGAAGTATTTTTCACATTGTGTAAAACCAGTAACCTCCTCTCCAATTCCCTtcgattcaagcttgttttgagtctcacaactcaatctaaggctccaagagaatagtagggaagaccttatGGTGGTTCACAACCAAAGGAAAAGGAGATTGCATCTGAAGATCGTGATTCAAGAGGTatttcaaaggttagtgttgaaactttgtttttagtttatgagcatgctgaatttgaagtcaaaattaatgaattaaaatgtttaatgatcctgttttcttccgTTGCTTGTTCATGTATTCCAACACAAAGGAGATGTTGTCTCCCGTTTATATATATACGATCTTTCTCGTATCTAGATAATGTGAGACTTTAGTTGCATTCTCAATAGGTTTCAAATCATTTTCTAACTGCCAACTTGAGAACATAGCTACTTGGATCTTAAGTATTTCTACTTCCTCTAAGAAATTGTGTGTTTGCGTTGAGGATTCCACATTAAAAAGGTGAGAAACCCCCCACAATCTTTATAAGATACATGAGTTACTCACCTCTTTGTCATCATTGATTTTTGGATGAAACTTTATATCTatctaatatggtatcagagtcatgaaaaaccaaataaatatacaagatgATGAGAATACCTCACAAA
Proteins encoded:
- the LOC120067721 gene encoding protein FANTASTIC FOUR 3-like, which produces MATMVYRSLQSCLDSNLVDQRTFIFPPFDLPLKHPFPDSSKSLIHSDQCQIPNNSSPAGIPNSGAGGWTFLQSLDVGETPVSKPESFYVHPLAKRFNPTGLSEKSLKLCTENLGNETGSDIIENNIFSPETDGEDLQRKWERKSHSYSNSHSHQFPPPLTTIGETESFRVMPHREEGRLIIAAVRAPARLPCFQAERSGGRLKLCFMTTEESEEMDSGDEEVGAETETATMMKNEENGENNGRVNLEQFSIATF